From a region of the Babesia bovis T2Bo chromosome 1, whole genome shotgun sequence genome:
- a CDS encoding putative methionyl-tRNA synthetase has protein sequence MQILILDQSLESLAAWLTAEFLRNSSPLALLSSVTRDTNWNPSASFEEHNGYKCVNTLSLSCENFEQNDGDFHGFLESIFGLNPEACDTSTVKSTKAIIVQAQKDILVRPLLLIVNRNNLEVSPIFGSDSILRYYLENQTSTINGNNILLNSEQVKNHFDWKSWSSTLRTVCRKNNSDLARGLLSSLNAFLTSNIDLICYDIIGSAIITLSILWFNGKIEALGLRLDMFPSIPPFIHNVLTKTSSLNKARCLHLFYRSMETSRSHVNGNGALKSLSDVSRDLIGKKYYITTALSYTNGPPHIGHTYEIVTSDIISRFFKVFGMVPILLSGTDEHGLKVATTAESYGMFPIELADYYSAKFHDNNTDLLTATHIFVRTTEPRHYKSAQKIWRILRDRGDIYLGEYSGWYNVREETFLTEVEAAATDYKDPLSGKPYTLMKESSYFFRMSKYQDMLIEKLSSDPAYLQPDSARAEILSRLKKPLEDLSVSRCNFKWGIPVPDDPSHVMYVWSDALTGYLSGIGFGDFDDISQLKLWPPDLQVIGKDIIWFFAVIWTSILMSLEVPLPKTIFAHGFITAADGRKMSKSLGNVVNTKELLDKYGVDTLRYYMIRDSVFGSDVKFDLSSLADLHNSDLTDTIGNLLHRITTLCVKFSNGCIPPLASKSAPRPFCMVDVARRTLSHLQRFALQDALVTVIEAYRDTNKYLTDREPWAKGSVDTRLDTIRNVLEAIYFLNHLMEPVIPLASSVVFKKLGTEKRDHIGFLSSDYDNLTEGTKVVVGDILFQKVETSAKIT, from the exons ATGCAAATTTTGATATTAGATCAATCTTTAGAATCGCTGGCAGCGTGGTTAACCGCAGAGTTCCTTAGGAATTCCTCGCCCTTAGCATTGCTCTCATCTGTTACGCGCGACACAAATTGGAATCCATCAGCTTCCTTTGAAGAACACAACGGATACAAGTGTGTAAATACATTGTCACTATCATGTGAGAATTTCGAACAAAATGATGGAGATTTTCACGGGTTTTTAGAGAGCATTTTTGGATTAAACCCCGAAGCATGTGACACTTCAACCGTCAAAa GTACAAAGGCTATAATTGTGCAAGCACAAAAGGATATACTTGTTAGGCCGTTGTTATTAATCGTAAATAGAAACAATTTGGAGGTCTCCCCAATTTTCGGAAGTGACAGTATATTGAGGTACTACCTAGAAAATCAAACATCTACGATTAATGGAAATAATATACTTCTGAACAGTGAACAGGTTAAAAATCATTTCGATTGGAAATCCTGGTCTTCAACATTAAGAACAGTCTGCCGAAAAAACAATTCTGACTTAGCTAGAGGACTTCTGTCATCTTTAAATGCCTTTTTAACATCAAATATAGATCTTATTTGTTACGATATCATTGGTTCGGCGATAATTACATTGTCCATTCTGTG GTTTAATGGCAAGATTGAGGCTTTAGGATTACGTTTAGATatgtttccttcaattcCCCCTTTTATTCACAATGTTTTAACAAAAACATCTTCTTTGAACAAAGCCAGGTGCTTACATTTGTTTTACAGGTCCATGGAAACATCTAGAAGTCACGTGAATGGCAATGGCGCATTAAAAAGTTTATCTGACGTCTCTAGAGATTTAATTGGAAAgaaatattatatcactacTGCTCTTTCATACACAAATGGACCTCCTCATATCGGACACACGTATGAGATCGTTACCTCTGACATTATTTCACGTTTCTTTAAGGTTTTTGGTATGGTACCAATCCTTTTATCAGGTACCGATGAGCATGGACTGAAGGTTGCCACAACAGCCGAAAGCTACGGAATGTTTCCTATTGAACTAGCCGATTATTATTCAGCAAAGTTTCACGACAACAATACTGACTTGCTTACAGCCACGCATATTTTTGTGAGAACTACGGAGCCACGTCATTATAAATCAGCGCAAAAAATTTGGCGTATTCTTCGAGACCGTGGTGATATTTATCTAGGTGAATACAGTGGTTGGTATAATGTTCGTGAAGAGACATTTCTAACGGAAGTCGAAGCCGCTGCTACTGACTATAAAGACCCCTTATCCGGCAAACCATATACTTTAATGAAAGAATCCAGCTATTTCTTCCGTATGAGCAAATATCAAGATATGTTAATTGAAAAGCTTAGCAGTGATCCTGCTTATTTGCAACCAGACTCAGCAAGGGCTGAAATTCTAAGTCGTCTTAAAAAGCCTTTGGAAGACTTATCAGTCAGCCGTTGCAATTTTAAATGGGGAATACCGGTACCAGATGACCCTTCCCATGTAATGTATGTATGGTCCGATGCATTGACGGGTTATCTGAGCGGCATTGGTTTTGGTGACTTTGACGATATATCCCAACTGAAACTCTGGCCTCCAGACTTACAGGTCATTGGAAAAGACATCATATGGTTTTTTGCTGTGATATGGACATCTATTTTGATGTCTTTGGAGGTTCCGCTACCCAAAACCATATTTGCACACGGGTTCATCACTGCTGCCGATGGGCGGAAGATGAGCAAATCTCTTGGGAATGTTGTCAACACCAAAGAATTGCTTGATAAGTATGGTGTTGATACATTACGATATTATATGATTCGTGACTCTGTCTTTGGATCTGACGTCAAGTTTGACCTTTCGTCATTGGCCGATCTTCACAACAGCGATCTTACGGATACTATAGGGAACCTCTTACACCGCATTACTACTTTATGCGTAAAGTTTTCTAATGGGTGTATTCCGCCACTAGCTTCAAAGTCAGCTCCTCGCCCATTTTGCATGGTAGATGTCGCCAGGAGGACTTTAAGTCATTTACAACGTTTTGCCCTTCAGGATGCATTAGTAACAGTGATTGAGGCTTATAGAGACACGAACAAGTATCTCACCGATCGTGAACCATGGGCAAAAGGATCCGTCGATACACGCTTAGACACTATACGCAACGTGCTTGAGGCGATATATTTCTTAAACCACTTAATGGAACCAGTTATTCCATTGGCTTCCAGTGTGGTATTTAAAAAGTTAGGCACCGAAAAGCGAGATCATATAGGATTTTTATCGTCTGATTACGACAACTTGACGGAGGGAACTAAGGTTGTGGTAGGGGACATTTTGTTCCAGAAGGTAGAGACGTCGGCGAAAATCACATAG